Proteins from a genomic interval of Leptospira bandrabouensis:
- a CDS encoding adenylate/guanylate cyclase domain-containing protein: MGQKRTIATSASEERLEKLLEERLSPGSNQEIIDKRIWDLFGETWCVMFTDLSGFSRGVAKFGIIHFLQTIYESQRILIPVLDEFDGILMKDEGDSLMVLFRNTNKAIQCAIQMQKACKRYNEGRVAEEQILLCVGLGFGKILKIGDTDVFGAEVNAASKLGEDTAKAWEILVTNAVKENADETSDFDFEPITEIPPGSDGAFRLVYTLEEPKWVVL; this comes from the coding sequence ATGGGTCAAAAACGCACCATTGCCACTTCCGCTTCCGAAGAACGATTAGAAAAACTATTAGAAGAACGTTTGAGCCCAGGTTCCAACCAAGAAATTATCGATAAACGAATTTGGGATCTCTTTGGAGAAACCTGGTGTGTGATGTTTACTGACCTTTCCGGTTTTTCTCGTGGGGTTGCCAAATTTGGAATCATTCATTTTTTACAAACCATTTATGAATCACAAAGAATTCTCATTCCTGTTCTCGATGAGTTTGATGGAATTCTGATGAAAGACGAAGGAGATAGTTTAATGGTTCTTTTTCGTAATACCAATAAGGCAATCCAATGTGCCATCCAAATGCAAAAGGCATGCAAACGTTATAATGAGGGCAGGGTGGCTGAAGAACAAATTTTACTTTGTGTAGGTCTTGGGTTTGGCAAAATTCTAAAAATTGGTGATACAGATGTTTTTGGAGCGGAAGTGAACGCAGCATCCAAGTTAGGTGAAGATACTGCCAAAGCTTGGGAGATTTTAGTCACAAATGCGGTGAAAGAAAATGCGGACGAAACCTCTGACTTTGATTTTGAACCTATTACTGAAATCCCACCAGGTTCTGATGGTGCCTTTCGATTGGTTTACACTTTAGAGGAACCAAAATGGGTAGTATTATAA